A genomic window from Bordetella genomosp. 9 includes:
- a CDS encoding SDR family NAD(P)-dependent oxidoreductase, translating to MDYQLKDKRALVSGSTKGIGFAIATALAREGAHVIVNGRTEASVADAIGRLKADVPSAQLTGFAGDLSKPDDIARLVSNHPDVDILVNNLGIFDPKPFEEIPDADWQRFYDVNVMSGVRLCRAYLPGMKQRDWGRIVFISSESGIQIPVEMIHYGMTKTAQLAISRGLAESCAGTGVTVNSVLPGPTKSEGVSEFVEKLSGGASFESFQKTFFEQARPSSLLKRFITPEEVANMVAYVCSPAASATTGAALRVDGGVVRSAF from the coding sequence ATGGACTATCAACTCAAAGACAAACGCGCCCTGGTCAGCGGGTCGACCAAGGGTATTGGTTTTGCGATCGCGACGGCCCTGGCGCGCGAAGGCGCGCATGTCATCGTCAATGGCCGCACCGAGGCTTCGGTGGCCGACGCCATCGGCCGGCTGAAAGCGGATGTGCCCTCGGCCCAGCTCACCGGCTTCGCCGGCGACCTTTCCAAGCCCGATGACATCGCGCGACTGGTCAGCAACCATCCCGACGTCGATATCCTGGTGAATAACCTCGGCATCTTCGACCCCAAGCCGTTCGAAGAGATCCCCGACGCCGACTGGCAACGCTTCTACGACGTGAACGTCATGTCCGGCGTTCGTCTGTGTCGCGCTTACCTGCCGGGCATGAAGCAGCGCGATTGGGGGCGTATCGTCTTTATCAGCAGCGAGAGCGGCATCCAGATCCCGGTCGAGATGATCCACTACGGCATGACCAAGACGGCGCAGCTCGCGATCTCGCGCGGGTTGGCGGAGTCTTGCGCCGGAACCGGGGTCACCGTCAATTCCGTGCTGCCGGGTCCCACGAAATCGGAGGGCGTCAGCGAGTTCGTCGAGAAGCTGTCCGGCGGGGCATCGTTCGAATCCTTCCAGAAGACATTCTTCGAACAGGCGCGCCCCAGCTCCCTGTTGAAGCGCTTCATCACTCCGGAGGAAGTCGCGAACATGGTGGCCTACGTCTGCTCGCCTGCCGCATCGGCAACGACAGGCGCGGCGCTTCGTGTCGATGGTGGCGTCGTCAGGAGCGCGTTCTAG